Genomic window (Paenibacillus sp. 37):
GCAACAAAAAACGCCGAAAGTCCTATCAAAAAAGCAACCATTACTAAATTTAACGCATACCTCTCACTTTCCATTCACTGCTCTTCTCCTTTAGGTAATAAGTTTTTAACGATTATTATATCTAATTTTACGTAAGAAGACCACCTCCAGACAAAGAAATGAGGAAGAGTCTGGAAGGTGGAATGAGCAGATTGGCGTCACAATGCGAATCTGCTCATTCATTAAACTGATATGTAGAAGGTAACACAGTCAGAATATACAATGAACGAAGTAGAAATTTGAATTTCCAGAATCAAGTATTCCGTCTGCTTATGTAAAGTTTTATCTAAACAAACGTTACGAATAGGGGGTACATTGGGTATCTATGATTAGCCGTATACATAATCGTCAAAGCTGTGTAGGTGAGAGAAGGGCAAGGTCATAAAGCTTGCCACTTGAGGAGGAAGCCGAATGTTCTGGCTGGTCATTATATTACTCGTATTTATTTTCCAGGCAGCCACAATTCTTTTGCTGGAATTTCGTAATCCGGCTAAAGCTGTGGCTTGGCTGTTTATTTTGTTCTGCGTGCCTTTGATCGGTTTTGTAGTGTACTATTTCGTGGCGCAGGATTATAACAAACGAAAAAAACTCCGAAAGGGTGGATCGCGGATCTTCCGTGAAATGAAGGAAACGATCTGGGAACAGGCCCACATCATTGGAGATGTCGAACAGATGCCTGGCGATCGTTTCAGCCACCAGCATCGATTGTTTAACCTGTTATCCCATCTGTCGGAGAGCCCGATTACAGGTTGTAACCACAGTACGGTGCTCACAAATGGTGAAGAGGCATTTGCGGCAATGCTGAGAGAAATGGAAAAAGCAAAGCACCATCTGCATGTGGAATTTTACATTTTCCGTGATGATGTGATCAGTACGAAGTTTCAGGATGTCATGATTCGCAAGGCACAAGAGGGCGTGAAGGTTCGGTTTATTTGTGACGGTCTCGGCAGTCACAAGATGAGCTGGAGTTTTATCCGCAAACTGCAGGATGCAGGTGTGGAGTTTCATTATTTTCTACCGCCACTGATTGCAACGATTGACCGAAGAGTCAACTACCGGAATCACCGTAAAATTGTTGTTGTGGATGGACAGGTAGGTTTCGTGGGTGGCATTAATGTAGGCGATGATTATCTTGGACAATATCCAGAGGTGGGTTTCTGGCGGGATACACATGTGCAGATCGAGGGAGATGCCGTGTACTTCCTGCAAAGTACGTTCCTGAACGACTGGAAATTAGCTTCCGGTGAGCGAATTACCGAACCCCAGCTTGCGGAATTGTTTCCACCTCATATCTG
Coding sequences:
- the cls gene encoding cardiolipin synthase; translated protein: MFWLVIILLVFIFQAATILLLEFRNPAKAVAWLFILFCVPLIGFVVYYFVAQDYNKRKKLRKGGSRIFREMKETIWEQAHIIGDVEQMPGDRFSHQHRLFNLLSHLSESPITGCNHSTVLTNGEEAFAAMLREMEKAKHHLHVEFYIFRDDVISTKFQDVMIRKAQEGVKVRFICDGLGSHKMSWSFIRKLQDAGVEFHYFLPPLIATIDRRVNYRNHRKIVVVDGQVGFVGGINVGDDYLGQYPEVGFWRDTHVQIEGDAVYFLQSTFLNDWKLASGERITEPQLAELFPPHICCGEERIQILASGPDQDWDAIQEMCFGAISVACDRIYITTPYFIPDPALYEALKTAAVSGVDVKIIIPYQSDSKLVHLASLSYVEELLRAGVEFFQYRKGFVHAKVMIVDELLATVGTANMDMRSFFCNFELTAVLFESSPIQRLITDFERDLGECSQIDGEVFQKRSRRQKGAEMLSRMLSPLL